TCCTCCTTCAACTTTTAAGTCAGAGCCTTGTAAAAAGATTGTCTGGATAATAAAACTTTGTTTGTTATATAAGTCTTCATTAATATCACTAATCCGAGAGGGTTGTAACATTTGCATGTTTTTATAGCTATTTTCTGTGATTGAATTAATAAAAAGGCCGGGAATATCAGAACTTGGCGGATTTAAATTAAGAATATCTTGAGCTGGATCCTTTGTAATCAATATCTTAATGCCCCGGCGCATTTCCGGTGACCGAATAAAGTAGTCAATCGTATTTTCAAAGGCCATACTTTGGGCCACCTCTTGAGAAATGAGTATGACTTTTAGATGTTCATAAAAGGGTGAACGACTTGTATTAGCAGCGACGTTATGAATATTTTCCATAACGGTTTCACCGCTACTCACCATGTTTTCAAACGGTTTGGTCTTTGACCCGCTGCCACTGCTTCCGCTAGCCCCTGTAGACACGCCACCGGGAACCACAATTTGCTGGATTAATTTAAATTGTTCATCAGGTGGAACATTTTCAACTGGATCTAATCCAACTCCGGTAACAAAGCCCCGATCCTCAATCTCAACACGATCCCAACAACCGCTTAAAAAAAGAATTGGGACAATCATTAATGCAATACCTATACGTTTAAGATTTTTCATGACGGGTTGTCTTTCCACTTTTAACCCCCCTTACCTTGGCAATTAAGAGTAAGAGTAACGGGATTACTGTGCCACAGCTGAAACTTAAAATGGACGTGTATACGCCTAAAGTTTCAATTTCCGGGAATGTTTGCGGAGCCATGGCCACCAAATAGATCATAGGAGCTAGAACCAGAATCCAACTAAATTTTTTAATATTAAAGATTGACTTCATCGCAATCGTGGCAACGTCAAAGGCCATAGTTGCTGTTGTGTAAATCGCCATAATCCAAACTGTAAAAAATAAAGAATCAAATCGTTCAAAGAAACTAACAGGCGCATCAATTTCTTTAGCTATTTCAATGGTAGGATAGAGAATTTCCTTAACAGTTGTTGAAAATACACCCACACAGAAAAAATATGTTGCTAAATTCAACAGCAGTGGTAAAAGAATACCAAGAGATGCTGATTTAGGTGCCTTATCAGGTCGGTTAATAAATGCGATGTAAAATAAAATGACCTCGAAACCTGCTATGGCCGTAAAGGCATTCAACGATCCCCTGATCATGTCCCTTGGGGGTGTCACAAACATTGGCCGTAGGTTTTTAATTTCAATATAGTTGATATTAAGTAGCTGAATGATAATAATCATAACAAGGATAATGGGTATAAACATCATATTTAAACGGAGGAGAGCAACAGACGAACCGGCGACAGCATAGATGACGACGAGTAAAAATATGAGCGCAATAACCTCCATGGGTGTTTTATCAAATATATATAATTTGGCGACATTGGAAATCACTCGAATTTCATAGCCACATATGAAAATAAAATTAATCGTCATGTAAACTGTTAATATTATTGCAATTGGCTTCGTAACAATACGTGAACTGTAAGTATAGAAACTTTCACCTGGAAAACGGGTCGCCAGTTTTGCAATTAAAAACACGATACAAAAAGCGAAAAGGCCACTAATAATAATAGAAATCATGCCATCTCCGTTTTCCGTGGATGAGGAGACTAAACGCGGCATGTTTAAGATACCTACGCCAATGGCCATAGACGCGACAGCATAAAAGAGTTCTTTATTACTAATTTCTTGATCACCGTATTCAAATGAACGCATTAGCGGCGACCCCGCTTTCTATTAGACCGGTCTTGATCCCCAGTTTGTGTCATCTTTGGCCTTCTACTCATCATGGTTAAAGGCACGCGAACAACTAAGTCTTTAAAGTCACTATATAGTTGCGGCGCAAATGGTGTGGCATAGGGAATACCAAAACTTTTCATGTTAGTAAAATGAACATTTATCATGATATAGATAAGCACGAGGCCATATAAACCAAATATGGCCGCTGCAAACATAATTGCAAATCGAAGTAGGCGCAATGAAATCGCTAGACTGTACGATGGTAAGGAAAAAGATGAAATAGCTGTCAAAGCAACAATGATCACCATGATGGGACTGACAATGCCTGCTGTAACAGCAGCCTCTCCGATGACAAGACCACCAACGATACCAATGGTTTGACCAATGGGTTGGGGAAGACGTAACCCCGCTTCACGGAGCAACTCCATAATTCCCTCCATGATGAGAGCCTCAATGAGTGATGGAAAGGGTACCCCTTCACGTGTAGCCGCAATCGAAAAGGCAAGTTTTGTCGGAATCATACCTGGATGATAGGCCACGAGGGCCACGTATAGCCCCGGAAGAAATACTGAAAAGAAGGCAGCTATATAGCGTAACATCCGGATGAATGACGCCAAAAGCCAACGTTCATAATAGTCTTCAGCCGAATGGAACAATTGTCCAAATGTCACTGGGACGATTAATGCGAATGGCGAATTATCAGTAAGAATGCCAACGCGTCCTTGAACAAGTGCAGCCCTGACTCGATCAGGCCGTTCGGTATGTTGAACCTGTGGAAATGGAGATAAAAAACTATCTTCTATCCATTGCTCAATATCACCTGATGACTCTACATCATCCAAATCAATTGATTTAAGTCTCCGGACAGTTTCTTTAACAAGCGCAGGATTAACCACGCCGTCAAGATAAGTTATCGTAACATCCGCCTTGGATCGACGGCCCACCTTAATGGATTTCATCCGTAAGTTGGGATCACGGATACTCCGACGGATCATACTAGTATTTGTTCGAATATTTTCTATAAAACCCACACGGGGACCTCGAACAACCGCTTCAGTAACTGGAGGTTCAATACTTCTTGATTTCCATCCTTTGGTATCAACCATTATGACTTGGTCAAGACCATCAATGAAGATCGCTGTATTACCGGATAACAATGGTAAAGTGACATCATCCAAAGTTCTAACTCGATCCACCTCAGACGCTGGCAAAGCATCATATTGTAAGGCATTAATAATGGCTTCACCATCATCTTTTGATATATTATCGTCAACATACTTATTGAATGAATGAATCGATTTAATAAGTCTTTGTGATATGTAGTCGGTTTTGACAAGACCATCTATGTAAATAATTGCGCAATCTCTGTCATATCCACCTAAAGAAGCTTTCTTTACAATAAGATCGCTGGGATTATCCATCATTGATTGAATGTTATTGATATTCTTTTGAAGATCCTTGTAAATGGTGACTTCGAATGATGGTGTCTGCTGTTTCTTGGTATATGAATGGGCGTTCTCCATTATTTTAGGGTTACTTCGTCGAAAGAAAGATCGAAACAACACAATCACCACTTAACTTCGAGTATATATAGTGCTCTTATATAGGATCCGCCAATCAATCAAAAATATACGAATCATTTTTGAGAAAGTCATCATTCGAATTACAAACGTTTAATGTTATGAAATGAAAATGTAATAAAAATTTGTCTTAACTTGTCTAATAGTGGTGTTATAATGTTCATTAAGAGTTAAAGTTCTTATAATCTCCAGTTGAAATAAAAGTCTCTCACTTTCATTCTCATTTTTTCTATAAAAACAACGAAAAATATAACCGAAATTAAAATAGAAACCTCCCATATGGACAACATGAAGAAACCAACGGTCATTAAGGTGTGATAATTTGATGATTCAGATGAAAGATATTTGGAAATCCTATACCAATGGTGTTATGGCAGTGAACAATATCAATGTGGATATCGCCAAAGGAGAATTTGTATATATTGTCGGGCAAAGTGGGTCAGGGAAATCGACATTAATTAAATTGATGTACCGTGAGGAAAAACCGACAAAGGGTCAAATTATTGTTGATGGAAAAGATGTGGCCAAGCTCAAGCGCCGCCACGTTCCCAGCTTAAGACGTCAATTAGGTGTAGTATTTCAGGATTATAAATTGTTACCAAAACTAACAATCTATGAGAATGTTGCTTTTGCCTTAGAAGTTATTGAAGAGCATCCACGCAATATTCGCCGACGAGTCATGGACGTTCTTGATTTGGTCAAGCTTAAACATAAAGCGCGTTTTCTTCCGCAGGAACTTTCCGGCGGTGAACAACAAAGAATTTCGATTGCCCGATCGATTGTTAATAATCCTTCCATTGTTGTTGCTGACGAGCCGACAGGGAACCTCGATCCCGATACCGCTTGGGGGATCATGGAGGTTTTTGAACGAATTAATAATAATGGAACAACGGTTGTTATGGCCACACATAACCGGGAAATTGTAAACAATTTAAAGCGCCGTGTGATTGAAATTGAAGGCGGTATGATTGTTCGTGATGAACAACGAGGTGAATACAGCTATGAAGCTTAGAATGCTAGGCAGACACATTAAAGAAGGTCTGAAAAATCTCGGAAGAAACGGATGGATGACCTTTGCTTCCGTTAGTGCTGTGACCGTATCGCTGCTTCTGGTTGGTCTGTTCATGATGGTCATCTTGAATTTAAATAGTATGGCCGACCAGGTGAAAGATGACGTGGAAATTCACGCTTTTATTGATGTCACAGCGAATAGTAGTGATGAAAAGCATTTAAAAGAACAGATTAAGCAAATTGATCAAGTTCAGTCCATCCAGTATCAAACAAATCAAGAAGGATTGAATAATCTCGCTTTGGGTGACGAAACCGAATCCTATGTTAAGTCTTTGGATAATATCGGTTTTCTACCAAACTATTATGTTGTTAAAACAGAAAATCCTGAACAAGTACCTAAAGTTGCTAAAGAAATCAAACAGTTCAATCATGTAGGTGAATTGAAATACGGCCAAGGCAAGGTTGAAAAACTATTCTCTGTAGTTGATATTGCTAAGAGTGTTGGTCTAGTCCTAGTTGTAGGCTTGTTATTTACATCCATATTTTTGATTACGAATACGATCAAACTTACAATTGTTGCTCGCCGAACAGAAATAGAAATTATGAAACTAGTGGGTGCAACGAATGCGTTTGTTCGATGGCCGTTTTTCATGGAAGGGCTTTTCTTGGGGATTCTTGGTGCTGTATTACCGGTCGCGGCTGTCGCTGTCGGTTATCAATATATTTACCAGCATTTTAATGACCGGATGATGTCCATGTTTGAAATGATCCCTTACCAGGATTTGGTTATAATGCTAGGTAGTATTTTATTGGTACTCGGTGCCTTGATTGGCGTTCTTGGCAGTATGCAGTCGGTTCGTAAGTTTTTAAGTGTGTAAAAGGCAATGGAAGAATAGGGGGAGGAAGATGAGACAATTTTGGCGTAACATCGTGGTTGGCGCGGTGATCGTTTCTATGTTTACGAGCTTTTCTTGGGGAAGCGTCAGTCATGCTGAATCGAAGAAGAAATTAAATAATAAGCTTAATAATATTGAGAAGAAGCAAGATAAGAGTGACGAGAAACTTAGTGGTGCCAAAGACCAATTAGAGAAAAATAAAGAAAAGCAAAAGGACAAGCAGGCAAAAATCGACCAAATTAAAAGCAAAATTTCGACAACTAAAAAGCAAATAACTGATATTGAAGACACGATTGCGAATAACAAAGCAGATATCTCTAGAATGAAGAAGCAGATTAAAAGCATCAAAAAAAGAATCAAAAAACGAACGAAGATTTTGAAAGACCGGATTAAATCGATGTACATAAATGGTGGATCAGTTGATTACTTATCCGTTCTGCTCGGTTCTAATAATTTCGGTGAATTCTTGGATCGCGTGTTTTTTCTAAACAAAATCTCAGATCAAGACAAAAAGATTATTAAGAGTCAGAAAGAAGATAAAGCCGAAGTCGAGAAACAGCAAGCATCGATACAAAAGAAACTGAAAGAAAATCAATCGAAAAAGGCATCCTTAGAATCTCTCAATTCCCAGCTGAGCGATCAAAAAGCGGAACAAAAACGTCTTATGAAGAAACTTGAGGAAGAACAGGGCCATATTGAAAAGATGATCATGACTCAAAAAGAGAAAAAGAAAACCCTTGAGGGTCAAGAGGCTGCGGTACGTCAATTAATTAAGGAAGCCAAGCAACGAGAACAAAGGCGAAAAGCCAACAAGCAAAACAATAGCCCATCGAAACCTGAAGCTTATTCGGCATCATCATCTGACGGTGGAGGTAATGGCATGTTTATTTGGCCAGCCGGAAATCGTGGTGCTATTAGTGATTATTACGGAGCACGTGGCGGAACGCATAAAGGTATTGATATTGCGGTTAATGGTGCTGTTAAAATAAAAGCTGCCCAATCCGGTGTTGTCGCTAGAGCTTATCATTCTAGTAGTTATGGCAATGTTGCATTTATTAACCATAGAATAAATGGGAACATATATACAACAGTCTATGCTCATATGCGTAGTCGCCCAATGGTGAGCAAGGGCCAGAAGGTACAACAAGGTCAACAAATAGGATGGATGGGATCGACAGGTCAGTCGACGGGTCAACATTTACATTTTGAAATCTATAAAGGTCAGTGGACGCCACCACCACATCCAGGTACGGTTAATCCATTGAATTATCTTCCGTAATCAGCGTCATACTTTTCAACCATTCGTCATATAGTATAATATCAATAGTTGGACAGCCTTGGGCTGATTGAATACGGTAGGCATCGCATCTGTTAGGATGTGATGCTTTTTCTTACAAGGAGTGGCAGAGATATGAGATTTACCGGCAAGATTGTTGCCCTGCTAATGGTAGTCTGTCTTATCGTTGGTGCAGCGGGATCGTATGCGGCCATCAATGTATTCGACTTAGGTCAATCTTCTGAATCCGAGATTCATTTAAGTGATGAGGATGGAGAGTCATTTGATTTGCAGAAGGTTGAAGCGGCGGCTGATGTCATTTCTGAAAAGTATTTTCAGAAAGTGGACAAAAAAGATCTGTATAACGGGGCGATTAGAGGCATGATTGAATCGTTGGATGATCCGTTTTCAACGTACATGGATTCTAAAGAAGCGAAACAATTTTCACAACAGTTATCATCCTCATTCTCAGGGATTGGTGTTAAAGTCCAGATGATTAATGGTGCCATGACTATTATGACTACAATGGAGGGAACCCCTGCTGATAAAGCAGGTCTCAGACCGCAAGACCAAATTGTCACAGTGAATGGTGACTCTATCAAGGGTATGAGTCTTTACAAGGCTATTTCGAAAATTAAAGGGAAAAATGGGACAACTGTGGAATTGGGTATTAAGAGAAAGGGTGTTAGTGAACCTATCAACTTTGATATCGATCGGGGCAAGATCAAAGTGGAGACGGTTAAATCCCGTGTGATCACGAAAGAGAAGGAACCAATTGGTTATATCGAAATCACTTCATTTAATGAAAATACTGATGAAGCATTTAAAGAACACTTACAACAACTTGAAAGTCAGGATATCAAAGGGCTGCTCATCGATGTCCGGAGCAATCCCGGAGGTTACTTAGAAAGTGTACTGAACATAGGTAACATCCTATTGCCTAAAGGTTCAACCATTGTCAAAACCCAAGATCGTGCGGGTCAGACGCAATCCTATAAAGTTGAATCAGGTGAAGGTAAATCTTATCCAATGGCACTTCTAATAAATAAAGGCAGTGCATCGGCATCCGAAATTTTAGCAGGAGCTCTAAAAGAGGCCGGCGGTTACCCCGTTATTGGGACACAATCGTTTGGTAAGGGAACGGTACAAACATTGGCTGCCCAGTTTAAAGATAGCAGTGAAATTAAATTAACCGTTCGTAAATGGTTAACGCCAAAAGGCCATTGGATTCATGAAAAAGGGATCGAACCAACGAATAAGTTCAAGCAATCGGCTATGTATTACACACATCCTACCTCCATAAAAGAGGGCAAAGTACTCGGTTATGACGATACAAATGACAAAGTCAGCAACATCCAAAAAATGCTGAAAGGTCTTGGCTATAGTCCAGGTCGCACTGATGGTTACTATAGTAAAGATACGGCAGATGCTGTTCGAGCCTTTCAAAAAGTCAATGACTTGGAGGTTAATGGTTCAGTTGATCAGAAAACGGCCAGCAAATTAGAAATGAAGGTCCTTAACGCGATTGATCAACCTGAGAATGATATGCAGCTACAACAAGGGGTTAATACTTTGCTAGATAAAATTAATCAAGGCTAAGAAGGATGTTAGCTCTTGTGTGTCGAAAGATATCCGTAAGCATGTGTACGGGTATCTTTTTTTCGTTTAAGAAACTTAGTGACAATGCTTGACGGAGGAGACAACATGTTTATAGATATAATTAAAGGGTTACTATCCATCTTCATCAATCCATTTTTCTATTTGCTAATTCTCATTTCATTTTTGGGAGCTTTCCAGCGTGTGAAGCGGGAACGATTATCATTTGGGATAAAAGTCTATGGTGCAGCTAATGTCGTGTTCACGAACCTGATTCCGGGATTATTGGTTGGAATGTTCGCGACAGCTGTTTTAATAGGGCTTGGTGTTGCCTTAGCGCCAGGAGTATTTATCTTATTTATGGGATTCTATATGTTTCTAATCCTCGTTTTACAATTTAGGCTGGCGTCACCGGCTGTCGCCTTTGCTCTTACGATATTTGTGTCTATGCTGCTTCCAGATTGGACAACCCATATGGCTTGGCTTAATCATCTGATTGACGGTATTCAGAACACTGGCCTTCAGTCATTGGGTGGCTTTTTGGTCGTTATTCTGCTATCTGAATGTCTTTTAACAATCATTTGGGGTAGCAAACTCCCCTCACCTCGTTTGATTAATAGTAGAAGGGGGAAGAAAGTCGGGGCTTATGAGGTGAGCCATTATTGGGTGGTGCCTATGGTATTCCTTGTGCCAGGGGGGCCAGTTGGTTTGGATATAGGTTGGTGGCCTTTAGCATCAGGGGATTCGTTTAGTTTTCTGTTGTTCCCTGTAGGTATTGGCTTACAGCAGCTTATTGTCCATACATTACCTGAACAAGCTGTTAAGCGGACAGGGGTTTTGATGGGACTGGCAACATTGATAACAACCGTTACTGTCTTGATAGGAATCGTCTTCGAATTTCATGTCTTGATTGCTTGTGCAGCTGGGTTTGCGCTTATCTTTCATCTATTGCTTGTCTATTATCACCATTATGAGCGGGAAAATCAGCCGTTTTACTTTGTCGATGAAGGCAACGGTCTTCGGGTTGTTGGGATTGTACCGGGGTCCCCTGCTGAAAAAATGGCGGTTAAAATAGGAGAAGTGGTTCATAAAGTTAACGGTGTGCCGATTCAATCGGAAGAAGAATTCTATCATGCTTTACAAATAAATGCGGCCTATTGTCAGTTGGAGATGATTGATTATCAAAATGAACGGCGATTTGTTAGACGGACGATTTATCAGAATGATTGGCATCACATAGGTTTGTTGTTTTTGGAACCCTCACGTCGGGTGAAATCGGCGTAAAGGATTTAATTTAGATAGAGGAGTATTATGGGCATGTGGGCGTTTCTATTATTTTTGTTTGTACCAGGAATAGCGACTGTGTTAGTGATTAGAGTCACTTTCAATTTTTATGTCGGTCCTTTATTGGCTCTGGCATTATTTGGTATAGTGGTTTATAAACTTAATTATCCTTTATGGTATTTGCTTCCCGCCATTCTATCCATCTTAATAGGTGTATGGTTATCTAAGCAAATTCATTCAGATTAATAGCAGGATATCCCTTAAGTCGCTTTTATACTTCTGGGATATCCTTGTTTTATATTAAGGCTGCTTTATAAAATTATAAATTTTGGATGCGGCCCCAAAGCAACAATCGTGTAT
This genomic interval from Tuberibacillus sp. Marseille-P3662 contains the following:
- a CDS encoding Ger(x)C family spore germination protein; this translates as MERQPVMKNLKRIGIALMIVPILFLSGCWDRVEIEDRGFVTGVGLDPVENVPPDEQFKLIQQIVVPGGVSTGASGSSGSGSKTKPFENMVSSGETVMENIHNVAANTSRSPFYEHLKVILISQEVAQSMAFENTIDYFIRSPEMRRGIKILITKDPAQDILNLNPPSSDIPGLFINSITENSYKNMQMLQPSRISDINEDLYNKQSFIIQTIFLQGSDLKVEGGAVFKGISNKLIGFLTGQEVAGLKFIRGKASGGVIRPPFNNKHVSFKIERAKSQMSASVKSKRDITMNLTIGTEGAIYEIGTSVNLLSKTVLNQIEKAIGESIKKKVKHTITRLQDDLVADILGVNDYLKVHNWKLWNKIQGDWENGDKLFSKVKFNINVNVSLRNIGTENHTDVEEQYKAGGQK
- a CDS encoding GerAB/ArcD/ProY family transporter, with protein sequence MRSFEYGDQEISNKELFYAVASMAIGVGILNMPRLVSSSTENGDGMISIIISGLFAFCIVFLIAKLATRFPGESFYTYSSRIVTKPIAIILTVYMTINFIFICGYEIRVISNVAKLYIFDKTPMEVIALIFLLVVIYAVAGSSVALLRLNMMFIPIILVMIIIIQLLNINYIEIKNLRPMFVTPPRDMIRGSLNAFTAIAGFEVILFYIAFINRPDKAPKSASLGILLPLLLNLATYFFCVGVFSTTVKEILYPTIEIAKEIDAPVSFFERFDSLFFTVWIMAIYTTATMAFDVATIAMKSIFNIKKFSWILVLAPMIYLVAMAPQTFPEIETLGVYTSILSFSCGTVIPLLLLLIAKVRGVKSGKTTRHEKS
- a CDS encoding spore germination protein produces the protein MLFRSFFRRSNPKIMENAHSYTKKQQTPSFEVTIYKDLQKNINNIQSMMDNPSDLIVKKASLGGYDRDCAIIYIDGLVKTDYISQRLIKSIHSFNKYVDDNISKDDGEAIINALQYDALPASEVDRVRTLDDVTLPLLSGNTAIFIDGLDQVIMVDTKGWKSRSIEPPVTEAVVRGPRVGFIENIRTNTSMIRRSIRDPNLRMKSIKVGRRSKADVTITYLDGVVNPALVKETVRRLKSIDLDDVESSGDIEQWIEDSFLSPFPQVQHTERPDRVRAALVQGRVGILTDNSPFALIVPVTFGQLFHSAEDYYERWLLASFIRMLRYIAAFFSVFLPGLYVALVAYHPGMIPTKLAFSIAATREGVPFPSLIEALIMEGIMELLREAGLRLPQPIGQTIGIVGGLVIGEAAVTAGIVSPIMVIIVALTAISSFSLPSYSLAISLRLLRFAIMFAAAIFGLYGLVLIYIMINVHFTNMKSFGIPYATPFAPQLYSDFKDLVVRVPLTMMSRRPKMTQTGDQDRSNRKRGRR
- the ftsE gene encoding cell division ATP-binding protein FtsE; amino-acid sequence: MIQMKDIWKSYTNGVMAVNNINVDIAKGEFVYIVGQSGSGKSTLIKLMYREEKPTKGQIIVDGKDVAKLKRRHVPSLRRQLGVVFQDYKLLPKLTIYENVAFALEVIEEHPRNIRRRVMDVLDLVKLKHKARFLPQELSGGEQQRISIARSIVNNPSIVVADEPTGNLDPDTAWGIMEVFERINNNGTTVVMATHNREIVNNLKRRVIEIEGGMIVRDEQRGEYSYEA
- the ftsX gene encoding permease-like cell division protein FtsX, which produces MKLRMLGRHIKEGLKNLGRNGWMTFASVSAVTVSLLLVGLFMMVILNLNSMADQVKDDVEIHAFIDVTANSSDEKHLKEQIKQIDQVQSIQYQTNQEGLNNLALGDETESYVKSLDNIGFLPNYYVVKTENPEQVPKVAKEIKQFNHVGELKYGQGKVEKLFSVVDIAKSVGLVLVVGLLFTSIFLITNTIKLTIVARRTEIEIMKLVGATNAFVRWPFFMEGLFLGILGAVLPVAAVAVGYQYIYQHFNDRMMSMFEMIPYQDLVIMLGSILLVLGALIGVLGSMQSVRKFLSV
- a CDS encoding murein hydrolase activator EnvC family protein, giving the protein MRQFWRNIVVGAVIVSMFTSFSWGSVSHAESKKKLNNKLNNIEKKQDKSDEKLSGAKDQLEKNKEKQKDKQAKIDQIKSKISTTKKQITDIEDTIANNKADISRMKKQIKSIKKRIKKRTKILKDRIKSMYINGGSVDYLSVLLGSNNFGEFLDRVFFLNKISDQDKKIIKSQKEDKAEVEKQQASIQKKLKENQSKKASLESLNSQLSDQKAEQKRLMKKLEEEQGHIEKMIMTQKEKKKTLEGQEAAVRQLIKEAKQREQRRKANKQNNSPSKPEAYSASSSDGGGNGMFIWPAGNRGAISDYYGARGGTHKGIDIAVNGAVKIKAAQSGVVARAYHSSSYGNVAFINHRINGNIYTTVYAHMRSRPMVSKGQKVQQGQQIGWMGSTGQSTGQHLHFEIYKGQWTPPPHPGTVNPLNYLP
- a CDS encoding S41 family peptidase, encoding MRFTGKIVALLMVVCLIVGAAGSYAAINVFDLGQSSESEIHLSDEDGESFDLQKVEAAADVISEKYFQKVDKKDLYNGAIRGMIESLDDPFSTYMDSKEAKQFSQQLSSSFSGIGVKVQMINGAMTIMTTMEGTPADKAGLRPQDQIVTVNGDSIKGMSLYKAISKIKGKNGTTVELGIKRKGVSEPINFDIDRGKIKVETVKSRVITKEKEPIGYIEITSFNENTDEAFKEHLQQLESQDIKGLLIDVRSNPGGYLESVLNIGNILLPKGSTIVKTQDRAGQTQSYKVESGEGKSYPMALLINKGSASASEILAGALKEAGGYPVIGTQSFGKGTVQTLAAQFKDSSEIKLTVRKWLTPKGHWIHEKGIEPTNKFKQSAMYYTHPTSIKEGKVLGYDDTNDKVSNIQKMLKGLGYSPGRTDGYYSKDTADAVRAFQKVNDLEVNGSVDQKTASKLEMKVLNAIDQPENDMQLQQGVNTLLDKINQG
- a CDS encoding PDZ domain-containing protein, yielding MFIDIIKGLLSIFINPFFYLLILISFLGAFQRVKRERLSFGIKVYGAANVVFTNLIPGLLVGMFATAVLIGLGVALAPGVFILFMGFYMFLILVLQFRLASPAVAFALTIFVSMLLPDWTTHMAWLNHLIDGIQNTGLQSLGGFLVVILLSECLLTIIWGSKLPSPRLINSRRGKKVGAYEVSHYWVVPMVFLVPGGPVGLDIGWWPLASGDSFSFLLFPVGIGLQQLIVHTLPEQAVKRTGVLMGLATLITTVTVLIGIVFEFHVLIACAAGFALIFHLLLVYYHHYERENQPFYFVDEGNGLRVVGIVPGSPAEKMAVKIGEVVHKVNGVPIQSEEEFYHALQINAAYCQLEMIDYQNERRFVRRTIYQNDWHHIGLLFLEPSRRVKSA
- a CDS encoding DUF2198 family protein; translation: MWAFLLFLFVPGIATVLVIRVTFNFYVGPLLALALFGIVVYKLNYPLWYLLPAILSILIGVWLSKQIHSD